The Callospermophilus lateralis isolate mCalLat2 chromosome 3, mCalLat2.hap1, whole genome shotgun sequence genome has a segment encoding these proteins:
- the Spef1 gene encoding sperm flagellar protein 1, with product MASSVDEEALHQLYLWVDNIPLSRPKRNLSRDFSDGVLVAEVIKFYFPKMVEMHNYVPANSLQQKLSNWGHLNRKVLNKLNFSVPDDVMRKIAQCAPGVVELVLIPLKQRLEERQRRRKQGSGSLQELPPADGSGYLDVDVSQKTRGEGAPEPQGGEQLRMGRLPAPRPPGYSQALQGDPSFVLQIAEKEQELLASQETVQVLQMKVRRLEHLLQLKNVRIEDLSRRLQQAERKQR from the exons ATGGCGAGCAGTGTGGATGAGGAAGCGCTGCACCAGCTGTACCTATGGGTAGACAACATCCCTCTGTCCAGGCCCAAGAGAAACCTCTCCCGGGACTTCAGTGATGGAG TCCTGGTGGCAGAGGTCATCAAATTTTATTTCCCAAAGATGGTGGAGATGCACAATTATGTCCCTGCAAACTCTCTCCAGCAGAAGCTCAGCAACTGGGGTCACCTGAACAG GAAGGTGCTAAACAAACTGAACTTTTCGGTACCAGACGATGTAATGCGCAAGATTGCTCAGTGTGCCCCGGGTGTGGTGGAGTTGGTACTCATCCCGCTGAAGCAGCGCCTGGAGGAGCGGCAAAGGCGCAGGAAGCAGGGCTCCGGTTCCTTACAG GAGCTGCCTCCCGCTGATGGCAGTGGCTACTTGGATGTGG ATGTATCCCAGAAGACACGAGGGGAAGGTGCACCAGAACCCcaaggaggagagcag CTCAGGATGGGGCGGCTGCCAGCGCCCCGGCCTCCTGGGTATAGCCAGGCGCTGCAGGGCGACCCAAGCTTCGTCCTTCAGATTGCTGAAAAGGAGCAGGAGCTGTTGGCCTCGCAAGAGACCGTGCAG GTCCTGCAGATGAAGGTGAGGCGCCTGGAGCACCTGCTTCAGCTCAAGAACGTGCGCATCGAGGACCTTTCTCGGAGGCTCCAGCAGGCGGAGCGCAAGCAGCGGTGA